A single genomic interval of Vicinamibacterales bacterium harbors:
- a CDS encoding radical SAM protein: MRLQLINPSNPLVSIVKLEESRWNRYRVWQPLSLMVLAGLTPPEWDVTLLDENVGVPKYHELPRPDLVGITAFTSQAPRAYEIAARARGMGVPVVMGGIHATMCVDEVMPRVDAVVTGEADAIWPQVLEDAKHGRLQRRYDGGLAGMETVRPARHDLLTEDYAFGAIQTTRGCPMNCTFCSVTAFNGARYRQRAIPEVVREFQAIPEKRVLIVDDNLIGTRPEHIARAKDLFRALAAANLGKQWVAQATINFADDEELLTLATQAGCAGVFIGFESPSAEGLTEVGKRFNLLKGRDLTESVARIQRHHIMVVGSFIIGLDVDTAGIGRRTADAARRYGVDSLNTLFLTPLPGTRLWDQMIAEGRVVLDDFPEDWQYYTLTFPVARYKRLSQDQAIDEMLACDRRFYAMTRILGRVWKNVWHRRQPLITLFGSLSYRRNLELNRDAYARFSHECATREPRVRLGISVSPAA; this comes from the coding sequence ATGCGACTCCAGCTCATCAACCCGTCGAACCCGCTGGTCAGCATCGTCAAACTCGAGGAGAGCCGGTGGAATCGGTACCGGGTGTGGCAGCCCCTGAGCCTGATGGTGCTGGCCGGCCTGACGCCGCCCGAGTGGGACGTCACCCTGCTCGACGAGAACGTCGGGGTTCCGAAATATCACGAACTGCCGCGTCCGGATCTCGTCGGCATCACGGCATTCACCTCGCAGGCACCCCGTGCCTACGAGATCGCGGCTCGCGCTCGCGGGATGGGAGTGCCCGTCGTGATGGGCGGCATCCACGCCACGATGTGCGTCGACGAGGTGATGCCGCGAGTGGACGCTGTCGTCACAGGGGAAGCCGACGCGATCTGGCCGCAGGTGCTGGAGGACGCGAAGCACGGGCGCCTGCAGCGCCGGTACGACGGAGGGCTCGCCGGGATGGAGACGGTCCGACCGGCCCGCCACGATCTGCTGACTGAGGACTATGCCTTCGGCGCGATTCAGACCACCCGCGGCTGTCCGATGAACTGCACGTTCTGCAGTGTCACAGCCTTCAACGGAGCCCGCTATCGTCAGCGCGCCATCCCGGAGGTCGTGCGCGAGTTCCAGGCGATTCCAGAGAAACGCGTCTTGATCGTGGATGACAACCTCATCGGCACGCGGCCAGAGCACATCGCGCGCGCCAAGGACTTGTTTCGGGCGCTCGCGGCGGCGAATCTCGGCAAGCAATGGGTCGCGCAGGCGACGATCAACTTCGCTGACGACGAGGAACTGCTGACATTGGCCACGCAGGCAGGATGCGCGGGCGTCTTCATCGGGTTCGAGTCGCCGTCGGCGGAGGGCCTGACGGAGGTCGGCAAGCGGTTCAACCTGCTCAAGGGGCGAGATCTCACCGAGTCGGTGGCGCGGATCCAGCGGCACCACATCATGGTGGTTGGTTCGTTCATCATCGGGTTGGATGTGGACACGGCCGGGATCGGGCGACGGACGGCCGACGCCGCTCGTCGGTACGGCGTGGACAGCCTGAACACGCTGTTTCTCACGCCGTTGCCGGGCACACGGCTATGGGACCAGATGATCGCGGAGGGCCGGGTCGTCCTCGACGATTTCCCAGAGGACTGGCAGTACTACACGCTGACCTTCCCGGTCGCCCGCTACAAGCGCCTGTCCCAGGATCAGGCGATCGACGAGATGTTGGCGTGCGACCGCCGCTTCTACGCGATGACGCGCATTCTCGGCCGCGTCTGGAAGAACGTGTGGCACCGTCGACAGCCGCTGATCACCTTGTTTGGAAGCCTGTCATACCGGAGGAATCTGGAACTCAACCGCGACGCCTACGCCAGGTTCAGCCACGAGTGTGCGACGCGAGAGCCGCGCGTGCGCCTTGGGATCTCCGTCTCGCCGGCGGCCTGA
- a CDS encoding AI-2E family transporter yields MYRFLLVVFALAVGVLLLYRLERVVLVLILAMFFAYLIAPLVAFAERPLRAAKAPPNLSRGVAIGIVYLVISGVAWAGAAILVPAVSQQIGDAASRAPGYAQSLRKWEGGLERSYERLRLPIEVRRRINQSLVDAGDRAVEGLRESLVAGFGVLSYLPWLVLIPVLAFFLLKDAESLRQSALDALPGRFRGRGYRLFEELNTTLAAYIRAQLVACLLVGSICGVGFAMIGVPYAVLLGVLAGVLEFIPLVGPVAIAVIAGVAAALHSPILAVWSTGFLAVVRVVEDYVVYPRLMGRGIHLHPLAVIVAVLAGVELGGIAGIFLAIPVVAALSVAWRHGLGWLDERQ; encoded by the coding sequence ATGTACCGGTTCCTGCTGGTGGTCTTCGCCCTGGCCGTTGGCGTTCTCCTCCTCTATAGGCTGGAACGCGTCGTCCTCGTGTTGATCCTGGCGATGTTCTTCGCGTACTTGATTGCGCCGCTCGTGGCTTTCGCCGAACGCCCGCTGCGTGCCGCCAAGGCTCCGCCCAACCTCTCACGAGGCGTTGCGATCGGCATCGTCTATCTCGTCATATCCGGTGTCGCGTGGGCTGGCGCTGCGATTCTCGTTCCGGCCGTCTCCCAGCAAATCGGTGATGCCGCGTCACGGGCGCCGGGGTATGCGCAGTCCCTGCGCAAGTGGGAGGGTGGCTTGGAGCGATCCTACGAGCGGCTGAGGCTGCCGATTGAAGTGCGACGACGCATCAACCAATCGCTTGTGGACGCCGGCGATCGTGCCGTCGAAGGTCTTCGCGAGTCACTTGTCGCAGGTTTCGGCGTGCTCTCGTATTTGCCGTGGCTGGTGCTGATCCCTGTCCTGGCGTTCTTCCTGCTGAAAGATGCCGAGAGCCTCCGCCAGTCCGCCCTCGATGCGCTTCCCGGTCGCTTTCGCGGTCGCGGTTACCGACTGTTCGAGGAACTGAACACGACGTTGGCGGCGTACATTCGCGCGCAGCTCGTGGCATGCCTTCTCGTCGGCTCGATCTGCGGCGTGGGGTTCGCAATGATCGGCGTGCCGTATGCCGTACTGCTCGGCGTGCTCGCAGGCGTCCTCGAGTTCATTCCGCTTGTCGGCCCTGTCGCGATTGCCGTGATCGCCGGCGTGGCTGCGGCACTGCACTCGCCGATCCTGGCGGTCTGGTCAACCGGGTTTCTCGCGGTTGTTCGAGTGGTTGAAGACTACGTCGTCTATCCACGCCTGATGGGACGGGGAATTCACCTGCATCCGCTCGCGGTCATTGTGGCCGTGCTCGCTGGTGTCGAGCTGGGCGGAATAGCAGGGATCTTCCTGGCGATTCCGGTGGTCGCAGCATTGTCGGTGGCGTGGCGCCATGGTCTCGGGTGGCTGGACGAGCGCCAGTAG
- the mgtA gene encoding magnesium-translocating P-type ATPase: protein MNEPLDLFWTAAVADVLRRLETMPQGLTSADARRRLDRDGPNVLQPRKRAGELILLVGQFKSPLILILLFAAGLSFFLHDSADALIILGIVLASGVLGYWQERGAAHAVDRLLAVVQTKATALRDGAQKEIPVTEVVPGDVVVLSAGKSIPGDCLLLESKDLFLDEATLTGETYPVAKAEGTVAPDAPLGQRTNTLFMGTHVVSGSAVAVVVRTGTTTEFGKVAERLRLRSPETEFERGVRRFGYLLMEVTLVLVIAIFAINVYFHRPVLEAFIFSLAVAVGLTPQLLPAIISINLAHGAKRMAVGKVIVRRLSSIENFGSMNVLCCDKTGTLTEGVVRVHSAQNLEGQESEEVLRYAYLNAFFETGLVNPIDEAIRSHRQFDLGGSRKLDEVPYDFIRKRLSVLVADGNRHVMITKGALAEVLAICSRAKTAEGADVQIATVRDQIMKRFTDLSGQGFRTLGIACRDVGSASDISTDQESEMVFAGLLVLDDPPKAGIGATISELKRLGVFVKMITGDNRLVAAHTSAQVGLSNPQLLSGTDLRHMSDEALLGRVNDVDIFAEIEPNQKERIILALMKAGNVVGYMGDGINDASALHAADVGISVESAVDVAKEAADIVLLERDLGVLVQGVQEGRITFGNTLKYVFMATSANFGNMFSMAGVSLFLPFLPLLPKQILLTNLMTDFPEMTIATDTVDAEMVEKPRRWDTRFIRNFMMTFGLVSSVFDYATFGVLYLLGSTPEQFRTGWFLESVVSASLVVLVVRTRRPFFMSRPSRPLAVATGAVVAATLALPYTPLGAIFGFTPLGPWYLAALGAVVVLYIAAAELAKRAFYRS from the coding sequence ATGAACGAGCCCCTCGATCTCTTCTGGACCGCTGCCGTCGCCGACGTGCTCCGGCGGCTGGAGACGATGCCGCAGGGACTGACGAGCGCCGACGCGAGGCGGCGTCTCGACCGTGACGGCCCCAATGTCCTGCAGCCGAGGAAGCGAGCCGGCGAGCTGATCCTCCTCGTCGGCCAGTTCAAGAGCCCGCTCATCCTCATCCTGCTGTTCGCGGCCGGCCTGTCGTTCTTCCTGCACGACTCCGCAGACGCCCTGATCATCCTCGGCATCGTCCTGGCGAGCGGCGTGCTGGGGTACTGGCAGGAGCGCGGCGCCGCCCACGCGGTGGACAGGCTGCTGGCCGTCGTGCAGACGAAGGCGACGGCGCTCCGGGACGGTGCACAGAAGGAAATTCCGGTGACGGAGGTGGTCCCGGGCGACGTCGTGGTCCTGTCAGCCGGCAAGAGCATTCCGGGGGACTGCCTGTTGCTCGAGTCGAAGGATCTCTTCCTGGATGAAGCGACGCTCACGGGCGAGACCTATCCGGTGGCGAAGGCTGAGGGAACCGTCGCTCCAGACGCACCGCTCGGCCAGCGGACCAACACACTCTTCATGGGCACGCACGTGGTCAGCGGCAGCGCGGTGGCCGTGGTGGTGCGCACGGGGACGACGACCGAGTTCGGCAAGGTGGCGGAGCGGCTGCGTCTTCGTTCTCCTGAGACCGAATTCGAGCGCGGCGTCAGACGCTTCGGATACCTCCTCATGGAGGTCACGCTGGTGCTCGTGATCGCCATCTTCGCGATCAACGTCTACTTCCACCGCCCGGTTCTCGAGGCCTTCATCTTCTCGCTGGCCGTGGCCGTCGGTCTGACGCCACAGCTCCTTCCCGCGATCATCAGCATCAACCTCGCGCACGGCGCCAAGCGCATGGCGGTCGGCAAGGTGATCGTCCGGCGCCTCTCGTCGATCGAGAACTTCGGCAGCATGAACGTGCTCTGCTGCGACAAGACCGGCACGTTGACCGAGGGTGTGGTGCGCGTCCACTCGGCGCAGAACCTCGAGGGCCAGGAGAGCGAGGAGGTGCTGCGCTACGCCTACCTCAACGCCTTCTTCGAGACCGGCCTGGTCAACCCGATTGACGAGGCGATCCGCAGCCACCGCCAGTTCGATCTCGGCGGCAGCCGGAAGCTCGACGAGGTGCCGTACGACTTCATCCGCAAGCGCCTCAGCGTGCTGGTCGCCGACGGGAACCGGCACGTGATGATCACCAAGGGGGCACTGGCGGAGGTGCTCGCCATCTGCTCGAGGGCGAAGACGGCCGAGGGTGCGGACGTTCAGATCGCGACGGTCCGTGATCAGATCATGAAGCGATTTACGGACCTCTCCGGCCAGGGATTCCGGACCTTGGGCATCGCCTGTCGCGACGTCGGGTCGGCCTCGGACATCTCGACGGACCAGGAGTCGGAGATGGTCTTCGCCGGCCTGCTCGTCCTCGACGACCCTCCCAAGGCCGGGATTGGGGCCACGATCAGCGAACTGAAACGCCTCGGCGTGTTCGTGAAGATGATTACAGGCGACAACCGGCTGGTGGCGGCCCATACCAGCGCGCAGGTCGGGCTCTCGAATCCTCAACTTCTGAGCGGCACGGATCTTCGGCACATGAGCGACGAGGCGCTCCTGGGCCGGGTGAACGACGTGGACATCTTCGCCGAGATCGAGCCCAACCAGAAGGAACGGATCATCCTCGCGTTGATGAAGGCCGGCAATGTCGTGGGCTACATGGGTGACGGCATCAACGACGCGTCCGCTCTCCATGCGGCAGATGTCGGGATCTCGGTCGAGAGCGCGGTGGACGTGGCCAAGGAGGCCGCGGACATCGTGCTCCTCGAGCGAGACCTCGGCGTCCTGGTGCAGGGCGTGCAGGAAGGACGCATCACGTTCGGCAACACGCTGAAGTACGTGTTCATGGCCACCAGCGCGAACTTCGGCAACATGTTCAGCATGGCCGGCGTGTCGCTGTTCCTGCCGTTCCTGCCGCTCCTGCCCAAGCAGATCCTGCTCACGAACCTGATGACCGACTTCCCGGAGATGACGATTGCGACCGATACGGTGGACGCCGAGATGGTCGAGAAACCGCGGCGTTGGGACACGCGGTTCATCCGGAACTTCATGATGACGTTCGGCCTGGTCAGTTCGGTATTCGACTACGCGACGTTCGGCGTGTTGTATCTGCTCGGCTCGACACCGGAGCAGTTCAGGACGGGCTGGTTCCTGGAGTCGGTGGTGTCGGCGTCGCTCGTCGTGCTCGTTGTCCGGACGCGGAGACCGTTCTTCATGAGCCGGCCCAGCCGCCCGCTCGCCGTGGCGACCGGCGCAGTGGTTGCCGCGACACTCGCCCTTCCATACACACCGCTCGGCGCGATCTTCGGCTTCACTCCCCTGGGCCCCTGGTACCTCGCGGCGCTGGGAGCGGTGGTGGTGCTTTACATCGCGGCCGCCGAGTTGGCGAAACGAGCGTTCTATCGATCGTGA